From the genome of Chelonia mydas isolate rCheMyd1 chromosome 2, rCheMyd1.pri.v2, whole genome shotgun sequence, one region includes:
- the EVX1 gene encoding homeobox even-skipped homolog protein 1 isoform X1 has translation MEPRKDMVMFLEGGQLGTLVGKRVSNLSEAVGSPVQEPQDKMIHRSCLSPRSGPLSSRERGGGEEEVEVLPGTGTVPESHSAAAAALLSAGQQLASEPISSKGQQSSSDTESDFYEEIEVSCTPDCATGNAEYQPHCAGPCSEALAGGSPSSGGEPPKGSGGSGGSQGSLACNASDQMRRYRTAFTREQIARLEKEFYRENYVSRPRRCELAAALNLPETTIKVWFQNRRMKDKRQRLAMTWPHPADPAFYTYMMSHAAATGNLPYPFPSHLPLPYYSHMGIGATSASAATPFSTPLRPLDTFRVLSHPYPRPELLCAFRHPSLYPAPTHGLSSAGGSPCSCLACHSSQSNGLAQRPSGSDFTCSATTRTDSFLTFTPSVLSKATSVSMDQREEVPLTR, from the exons ATGGAACCCAGAAAGGATATGGTGATGTTTCTGGAAGGAGGTCAACTTGGCACTCTTGTTGGCAAGAGAGTCTCTAATTTGTCAGAAGCAGTGGGAAGCCCAGTCCAAGAACCGCAGGACAAGATGATCCATCGGAGTTGCCTGAGCCCCAGATCTGGCCCCTTATCCTCccgggaaaggggaggaggagaggaggaggtggaagtgctgccagggacagggacGGTCCCGGAGAGTCACTCGGCGGCGGCAGCAGCTTTGCTCTCGGCCGGACAGCAGCTCGCCTCGGAGCCCATCTCTAGCAAAGGGCAACAGAGCAGCTCGGACACCGAGTCGGATTTCTATGAGGAAATCGAGGTGAGCTGCACCCCGGACTGCGCCACGGGAAACGCCGAGTACCAGCC CCACTGTGCAGGGCCGTGCTCGGAGGCTTTGGCCGGTGGCAGCCCCAGCAGCGGGGGGGAGCCCCCCAAGGGCAGCGGAGGCAGCGGCGGCTCCCAGGGTTCGCTGGCCTGCAACGCCAGCGATCAGATGCGCCGCTACCGTACCGCCTTCACCCGCGAGCAGATAGCCCGGCTGGAGAAGGAATTCTACCGGGAGAACTACGTGTCCAGGCCCAGAAGATGTGAACTGGCAGCTGCTTTAAATCTGCCAGAAACCACCATCAAG GTCTGGTTCCAGAACCGCAGGATGAAGGACAAGAGGCAGCGTTTGGCCATGACCTGGCCTCACCCAGCAGATCCGGCTTTTTACACGTACATGATGAGTCATGCAGCGGCAACTGGCAATCTTCCCTACCCCTTCCCATCCCACCTGCCCCTTCCTTACTACTCCCACATGGGCATTGGCGCCACCTCGGCCTCTGCTGCCACCCCTTTCAGTACCCCTCTGAGACCACTTGACACCTTTAGGGTCCTCTCTCATCCTTACCCTAGACCAGAACTGCTCTGTGCATTCAGGCATCCTTCTCTTTACCCTGCCCCAACTCATGGACTCAGTAGTGCTGGAGGCAGCCCTTGCTCATGCTTGGCTTGCCACAGCAGCCAGTCCAATGGACTGGCACAGAGACCTTCAGGATCAGACTTTACCTGTTCAGCCACAACCAGGACTGACTCTTTTCTCACTTTCACACCCTCGGTGCTGAGCAAAGCAACCTCAGTATCCATGGACCAGCGGGAAGAAGTACCTTTAACAAGATAA
- the EVX1 gene encoding homeobox even-skipped homolog protein 1 isoform X2, producing the protein MEPRKDMVMFLEGGQLGTLVGKRVSNLSEAVGSPVQEPQDKMIHRSCLSPRSGPLSSRERGGGEEEVEVLPGTGTVPESHSAAAAALLSAGQQLASEPISSKGQQSSSDTESDFYEEIEVSCTPDCATGNAEYQPSKGPCSEALAGGSPSSGGEPPKGSGGSGGSQGSLACNASDQMRRYRTAFTREQIARLEKEFYRENYVSRPRRCELAAALNLPETTIKVWFQNRRMKDKRQRLAMTWPHPADPAFYTYMMSHAAATGNLPYPFPSHLPLPYYSHMGIGATSASAATPFSTPLRPLDTFRVLSHPYPRPELLCAFRHPSLYPAPTHGLSSAGGSPCSCLACHSSQSNGLAQRPSGSDFTCSATTRTDSFLTFTPSVLSKATSVSMDQREEVPLTR; encoded by the exons ATGGAACCCAGAAAGGATATGGTGATGTTTCTGGAAGGAGGTCAACTTGGCACTCTTGTTGGCAAGAGAGTCTCTAATTTGTCAGAAGCAGTGGGAAGCCCAGTCCAAGAACCGCAGGACAAGATGATCCATCGGAGTTGCCTGAGCCCCAGATCTGGCCCCTTATCCTCccgggaaaggggaggaggagaggaggaggtggaagtgctgccagggacagggacGGTCCCGGAGAGTCACTCGGCGGCGGCAGCAGCTTTGCTCTCGGCCGGACAGCAGCTCGCCTCGGAGCCCATCTCTAGCAAAGGGCAACAGAGCAGCTCGGACACCGAGTCGGATTTCTATGAGGAAATCGAGGTGAGCTGCACCCCGGACTGCGCCACGGGAAACGCCGAGTACCAGCCCAGCAAAG GGCCGTGCTCGGAGGCTTTGGCCGGTGGCAGCCCCAGCAGCGGGGGGGAGCCCCCCAAGGGCAGCGGAGGCAGCGGCGGCTCCCAGGGTTCGCTGGCCTGCAACGCCAGCGATCAGATGCGCCGCTACCGTACCGCCTTCACCCGCGAGCAGATAGCCCGGCTGGAGAAGGAATTCTACCGGGAGAACTACGTGTCCAGGCCCAGAAGATGTGAACTGGCAGCTGCTTTAAATCTGCCAGAAACCACCATCAAG GTCTGGTTCCAGAACCGCAGGATGAAGGACAAGAGGCAGCGTTTGGCCATGACCTGGCCTCACCCAGCAGATCCGGCTTTTTACACGTACATGATGAGTCATGCAGCGGCAACTGGCAATCTTCCCTACCCCTTCCCATCCCACCTGCCCCTTCCTTACTACTCCCACATGGGCATTGGCGCCACCTCGGCCTCTGCTGCCACCCCTTTCAGTACCCCTCTGAGACCACTTGACACCTTTAGGGTCCTCTCTCATCCTTACCCTAGACCAGAACTGCTCTGTGCATTCAGGCATCCTTCTCTTTACCCTGCCCCAACTCATGGACTCAGTAGTGCTGGAGGCAGCCCTTGCTCATGCTTGGCTTGCCACAGCAGCCAGTCCAATGGACTGGCACAGAGACCTTCAGGATCAGACTTTACCTGTTCAGCCACAACCAGGACTGACTCTTTTCTCACTTTCACACCCTCGGTGCTGAGCAAAGCAACCTCAGTATCCATGGACCAGCGGGAAGAAGTACCTTTAACAAGATAA